The genomic interval TGTCAGGACCACCCTCAAAAAATGCATCAGGTCTCTGCTGTCTTTTCCACATCCATTTGTAAATCCTGTATGTGTCAACAGATGGGTTTTCCAGTTTATACCGGAAAAGTCTTTTCATCTGCGTGTTTAAAAATTTCATATCTATATCAATAAAATGTCCCACAATAACCCTATTGGTGCAGTTATCTATGAATTCTTTCATAATGATTCCTATATCAGGACATTCAGCGCTTTCTGATGGTGTTATTTCATGTATGAGAATACTCTCCCTTACACAGGTATCTGTCTTGACAATCCTGTAAAAAAAATCTCCGAGACTAATAGTGCTACCATTCATCTTTATTGCGCCGATAGATATAATAGAAGCCTTTTTAGCATCAAGACCTGTGAGTTCGGTATCCACAACAATATATTTTGCCTCCTGAATTGGCGTGTTTAGATCTATATTCATAGGGCTATCTTTAAAGTGACTCTCAAGACCGTATAGTTTCCATTGGCTCAATATCGTCATCATTACATCATCCTCCCGAGAAGATACCTCTGCTCTATCATTTCCTGTATATCTGATATTAAGCTACAGACAGCTTTGAGGGTCTTTTTTTCGAGATTACTTAGTTGATCAGGATTAATAAAATTATCAGGACTTTTACCATTTTCTATCTG from Dissulfurispira thermophila carries:
- a CDS encoding 3'-5' exonuclease — its product is MMTILSQWKLYGLESHFKDSPMNIDLNTPIQEAKYIVVDTELTGLDAKKASIISIGAIKMNGSTISLGDFFYRIVKTDTCVRESILIHEITPSESAECPDIGIIMKEFIDNCTNRVIVGHFIDIDMKFLNTQMKRLFRYKLENPSVDTYRIYKWMWKRQQRPDAFFEGGPDNKSLFELAKKFDIHVGGIHNAIYDAFVTAQLFQKFLHLLNKEGIKTLKDLLKIGEV